A single genomic interval of Croceibacter atlanticus HTCC2559 harbors:
- a CDS encoding TonB-dependent receptor, with translation MKKSTLFYVLFTCFLYQVSAQTATVQGIILDDAKTPILGVNISSSNNGTETDINGTYSLKIPSNQDVEITYSHVGFKNIKITVNLTSGDIYEFNPLFKTDIEQISEVIIKTGQRQRVEGIVTLAPETIRKIPGANAGVETLLKLLPGVSNNNELSTQYAVRGGNYDENLVYVNEIEVYRPFLIRSGQQEGLSFVNTDLVRNVEFSAGGFQAKYGDKLSSVLDITYRRPVDFGASLEASLLGGSISVEGISKDDKFSGIVGLRYRDNGLFVNSRETETNYRAGFADAQTFLSYRVTDKFELGFLGNVSVNDYNFEPQARQTNFGTLQDPLALVVFYDGQEEDRYETYFGALKATYDVSDNYTAKLIASTYNTQEQEHFDIFAEYRLGVPNTDIGSEDLGEVEFTRAAGSQLTHARNDLDALIFNLEHKGTISINDHLIDYGIKYTHEDIRDRQQEYEVVDSAGFSIRPPFSDFANDQPYQAFDAPLTPYSSVRAFNETQIDRIQAYAQYGNKTVIGNTEIFYNLGIRAHQWTVNDNLTNTTESQAVISPRAQFAVKPDWEKDMIFRISGGLYHQPPFYRELRDSTGTVRPNVKAQQSVHLVLGNDYSFKLWNRPFKLVSELYYKSITDVNPYTVENVRIRYAANNNAKAYAYGLDMRLNGEFVPGTESWVSFGYLKTEENINDRGYIARPTDQRLKFGVLLQDYVPRIPSLKMYLNLVYNTGLPGGSPNYADPYDFQTRLRDYKRADLGIFYVLADQNKTFSKGHWLHPFKELTLGFEIFNIFDVQNSITNTFVRDASTQQQFAIPNFLTPRIFNLKLGMRL, from the coding sequence TTGAAAAAATCTACCCTATTTTATGTGCTTTTTACTTGTTTTTTATACCAAGTATCTGCTCAAACCGCAACCGTTCAAGGTATTATTTTAGATGATGCCAAAACACCAATTTTAGGAGTAAACATTAGCTCTAGTAATAATGGAACAGAAACCGACATAAACGGAACTTATAGTTTAAAAATTCCATCAAACCAAGATGTAGAAATTACGTATTCTCACGTTGGATTTAAAAACATTAAAATCACTGTTAATTTAACTAGTGGAGATATTTATGAATTTAATCCACTCTTTAAAACAGACATTGAGCAAATTTCTGAAGTCATCATTAAAACCGGACAGCGTCAACGTGTTGAAGGTATTGTTACCTTAGCACCAGAAACTATTCGAAAAATTCCTGGAGCTAACGCAGGTGTAGAGACTTTACTTAAACTTTTACCAGGTGTAAGCAATAATAATGAGCTATCTACACAATATGCTGTGCGAGGCGGTAATTATGATGAAAACTTAGTTTATGTAAACGAAATTGAAGTTTATAGACCATTTTTAATTAGAAGCGGACAACAAGAAGGTCTCTCTTTCGTGAATACAGATTTAGTAAGAAATGTTGAATTTTCAGCAGGAGGCTTTCAAGCAAAGTATGGAGACAAATTATCTTCTGTATTAGATATTACCTACAGAAGACCTGTAGATTTCGGAGCATCTTTAGAAGCCTCTTTATTAGGTGGAAGTATTTCTGTTGAAGGAATTTCAAAAGATGATAAATTTTCAGGCATTGTAGGATTAAGATATAGAGACAATGGATTATTTGTTAACTCCAGAGAAACGGAGACTAATTACAGAGCAGGATTTGCTGATGCTCAAACATTTCTTAGCTACAGAGTAACAGATAAATTTGAATTGGGCTTTTTAGGTAATGTTTCAGTTAATGATTACAATTTTGAGCCTCAAGCTAGACAAACCAATTTCGGGACGCTGCAAGACCCTTTAGCATTAGTTGTATTTTACGATGGTCAAGAAGAAGATCGCTACGAAACCTATTTTGGAGCGCTCAAAGCTACATATGACGTTTCAGACAATTATACCGCAAAACTCATTGCCTCAACCTATAACACCCAAGAACAAGAACATTTTGACATATTTGCAGAATATAGATTAGGTGTTCCTAATACTGATATTGGGAGCGAAGATTTAGGCGAGGTTGAGTTTACCAGAGCAGCCGGATCACAGCTTACACATGCAAGAAATGATCTTGATGCATTAATTTTCAACTTAGAGCATAAAGGAACAATCTCTATCAATGATCACTTAATAGATTATGGTATCAAGTATACTCATGAAGATATTAGAGACAGACAACAAGAGTACGAAGTAGTAGACTCTGCTGGCTTTTCAATAAGACCACCCTTTTCAGACTTTGCAAACGACCAACCATATCAAGCTTTTGACGCACCTTTAACACCTTACTCAAGTGTGAGAGCATTTAACGAAACACAGATTGATAGGATACAAGCATACGCACAATATGGCAACAAAACTGTAATAGGTAATACTGAAATCTTTTACAACCTTGGTATTAGAGCACACCAATGGACTGTTAATGACAACCTAACAAACACAACCGAAAGCCAAGCAGTGATAAGTCCTAGAGCACAATTTGCCGTTAAGCCCGATTGGGAAAAGGATATGATATTTAGAATTTCAGGAGGACTATATCATCAACCTCCTTTCTATAGAGAGCTTCGAGACTCTACAGGGACTGTAAGACCAAATGTAAAAGCACAACAGAGTGTTCACTTAGTATTAGGTAATGACTATAGCTTTAAGCTCTGGAACCGCCCATTTAAACTTGTAAGCGAACTTTACTATAAGAGTATTACAGATGTAAACCCATACACAGTTGAAAACGTAAGGATAAGGTATGCAGCTAATAATAATGCAAAAGCATATGCTTATGGGTTAGATATGCGCTTAAACGGTGAGTTTGTTCCTGGCACAGAAAGTTGGGTTAGTTTTGGGTACCTTAAAACTGAAGAGAACATAAATGACCGAGGCTATATTGCAAGGCCTACAGATCAACGTTTAAAGTTTGGCGTATTACTTCAAGATTATGTTCCAAGAATACCAAGTTTAAAAATGTATTTAAACTTAGTTTACAATACAGGACTACCTGGAGGCTCTCCCAACTACGCAGACCCTTATGATTTTCAAACCCGTCTAAGAGA